A DNA window from Paenibacillus sp. HWE-109 contains the following coding sequences:
- a CDS encoding LutC/YkgG family protein: MAKSDPAFLQNLHQEALKDQEAFFANIAARLGRSKPMQSAPTHSMKGAPAFWEQVDLPLEQRTQLFMSNWQKAGGHTQRLQGMTEAQAFIADFIGKTQAKHLIIQDQAELAELRAGLAAETETDITVWNAGGIDAASKDELVAKAAGADIGIVAVEHAVAYTGSLVVTSDATRGRSVSLLPTTFIAIIPVDRLRTKLGEVLRPFDGLARKDRPAGIHFISGPSRSADIENDLTIGVHGPGIVYALIIE; this comes from the coding sequence ATGGCTAAATCAGATCCAGCTTTTCTCCAAAATCTGCATCAGGAAGCCCTCAAGGATCAAGAGGCCTTCTTTGCCAATATTGCTGCAAGGCTGGGGAGATCCAAGCCTATGCAGAGCGCTCCCACGCACAGCATGAAAGGGGCTCCTGCATTCTGGGAGCAGGTGGATCTTCCGCTGGAGCAGCGCACCCAGCTGTTCATGTCGAACTGGCAGAAGGCGGGCGGCCATACGCAGCGCCTCCAAGGGATGACAGAAGCGCAAGCGTTCATTGCCGATTTCATCGGCAAGACGCAGGCAAAGCATCTGATCATCCAAGATCAAGCGGAGCTGGCAGAGCTGCGCGCTGGACTTGCCGCGGAAACAGAGACGGACATCACCGTCTGGAATGCCGGCGGCATCGATGCTGCTTCCAAGGATGAGCTGGTCGCGAAGGCGGCTGGCGCTGACATCGGCATCGTGGCTGTCGAGCATGCTGTGGCCTACACGGGGTCGCTCGTAGTCACATCCGATGCCACGCGAGGCCGAAGCGTCAGCTTGCTGCCGACGACCTTCATTGCGATCATCCCTGTGGATCGCTTGCGGACGAAGCTGGGCGAAGTGCTTCGCCCGTTTGACGGCCTTGCGCGTAAAGACAGGCCGGCGGGCATTCACTTCATCTCAGGACCGAGCCGTTCGGCTGATATCGAGAATGATTTGACGATCGGCGTGCATGGACCTGGTATTGTGTATGCCCTAATTATTGAATAA
- the rhaB gene encoding rhamnulokinase encodes MVSNFSSVLAFDLGASSGRAIVGRLDSEAGWITIEEVHRFSNDPVKVGDRLHWDILRLFHELKQGILQTKHLGYTDIESLAIDSWAVDFGLLAANGELLGNPYHYRDHQTDTVMDKVIAAIGRENLYAKTGLQFLQFNSIFQLIAIQQRNPELLKRAETFLMIPDLLRYFLTGEKHSEFTNASTTQLLNATTKAWDTELLEQLGLQGEILLQPVASGTRVGALTPDICEELDVASIPVIAVGEHDTASAVVAVPALDEDFAFLSCGTWSLLGTETDAPVLSEQAQAWNFTNEGGVYGTNRLLKNIMGLWLIQECKRTWDKEGRNISFAELVKLAEPVKPFQFFIDPDDDMFLNPAHMPKQIQQYCRDTNQTVPQTEGEIVRCILESLAMKYRFILERTELLSGKAYQGMHIVGGGIQNELLCQFTASAIQREVWAGPVEGSALGNLVVQWIALGYIADLREARKLIRNSFPVKTYTPQGSAGWQEAYAIFEQVASRSTVK; translated from the coding sequence CTGGTGAGTAACTTTTCGAGCGTTCTGGCTTTTGATTTGGGAGCAAGCAGCGGCAGAGCGATCGTCGGACGCCTTGATTCTGAAGCGGGCTGGATTACGATCGAGGAAGTTCATCGCTTCTCCAATGATCCAGTGAAGGTGGGCGACCGCCTTCATTGGGACATTCTGAGATTGTTTCATGAATTGAAACAAGGTATTTTACAAACGAAGCATCTTGGTTATACGGATATTGAGAGTTTGGCGATTGATTCCTGGGCGGTAGATTTCGGGCTGCTTGCGGCAAATGGCGAACTCCTTGGAAATCCGTATCATTATAGGGACCACCAAACGGATACCGTCATGGACAAGGTGATTGCAGCGATCGGCCGTGAAAACCTGTATGCCAAAACAGGACTTCAGTTCCTGCAATTCAACTCTATTTTTCAATTAATCGCTATCCAACAAAGAAATCCTGAGCTTCTGAAGCGGGCAGAAACCTTTTTGATGATACCGGACTTGCTCCGATATTTCCTGACCGGTGAGAAACATAGCGAATTTACCAATGCGTCGACAACTCAGCTGCTGAATGCAACGACTAAGGCGTGGGACACGGAACTTTTGGAGCAATTAGGCTTGCAGGGAGAAATTTTGCTGCAGCCCGTTGCTTCAGGAACGCGGGTCGGTGCTTTGACTCCAGACATTTGCGAAGAGCTTGATGTGGCTTCAATTCCAGTTATCGCCGTGGGTGAGCATGATACCGCTTCCGCCGTTGTTGCTGTTCCAGCGTTGGATGAAGATTTTGCTTTCCTCAGCTGCGGCACTTGGTCCCTCCTGGGAACGGAAACTGACGCTCCAGTTCTTAGTGAACAAGCGCAAGCTTGGAATTTCACGAATGAAGGCGGCGTGTATGGCACGAATCGTTTGCTCAAGAACATCATGGGGCTTTGGCTCATTCAAGAATGCAAGCGAACGTGGGACAAAGAGGGTAGAAATATCAGTTTTGCTGAACTGGTCAAGTTGGCCGAACCTGTGAAGCCTTTCCAATTCTTCATTGATCCGGATGATGATATGTTCTTGAATCCTGCGCACATGCCCAAGCAAATTCAGCAATATTGCCGCGATACGAATCAGACTGTCCCCCAAACAGAGGGTGAAATCGTTCGTTGTATTTTGGAAAGTCTGGCCATGAAATACCGCTTTATTCTTGAGCGAACGGAGCTGCTTTCAGGCAAAGCGTATCAAGGAATGCACATTGTAGGCGGCGGCATCCAGAATGAACTGCTTTGTCAATTCACGGCGAGTGCGATTCAGCGTGAGGTTTGGGCTGGACCTGTTGAGGGTAGTGCCTTGGGAAACCTTGTAGTACAATGGATAGCACTAGGGTATATCGCGGATTTGCGCGAAGCCAGGAAGCTGATTCGGAATTCGTTCCCGGTCAAAACGTATACCCCACAGGGGAGCGCGGGTTGGCAGGAAGCGTATGCAATATTTGAACAGGTGGCGTCCCGATCGACGGTGAAATGA
- a CDS encoding LutB/LldF family L-lactate oxidation iron-sulfur protein, with the protein MSEHKASGTVKERSKVALNNDFLRNAVKFTTERLKNGKLAAAEEIGNWEEWRERGREIRLHTIAHLDYYLGKFVENARAQGVHVHFAADAADAVRLTMQIAEHKKAKSVVKSKSMVSEELHINHALESIGVEAIETDLGEYIIQLAGETPSHIIIPAIHKNRYQIADLLSEDAGEKLEPDTGILAGYVRRKLREKFLEADIGMTGCNFAIAETGSIVLFENEGNARMVSTIPKTQITFMGMERIIPTLDDLEVMATLLPRSATGQKLTVYMSVISGPQREQDGDGAEEMHIIILDNGRSLQLGDPQFQELLNCIRCGACLNACPVYRHIGGHAYGGVYSGPIGAVLTPALNKNVDQWDDIASASSLCGACYEACPVKIPLHDMLVYLRQRKVERGSTDLGEKLGMKGFNFLMSDAKRVKALIQVGRIGQKLLVRDGHIKAKVGPLKGWNSHRFAPSIAKKTFRESWKDIEQGLEGTFPELDAAMKARMEKLVADRKEGGGGHHHG; encoded by the coding sequence ATGAGCGAGCATAAAGCAAGCGGTACCGTCAAGGAAAGATCCAAGGTAGCCTTGAACAATGATTTTCTACGAAATGCGGTTAAGTTCACGACGGAACGCTTGAAGAACGGCAAGCTTGCTGCGGCTGAAGAGATTGGAAACTGGGAAGAGTGGCGTGAACGAGGGCGCGAAATTCGTCTCCATACCATCGCACACTTAGACTACTATTTGGGCAAATTTGTGGAAAATGCCAGAGCGCAAGGCGTGCATGTCCACTTTGCGGCAGATGCAGCGGATGCGGTTCGCTTGACGATGCAAATTGCCGAGCATAAGAAAGCTAAAAGCGTCGTGAAATCCAAGTCCATGGTTTCGGAGGAATTGCATATCAACCATGCGCTGGAATCCATCGGGGTTGAAGCGATCGAAACGGATCTGGGCGAATATATTATTCAACTTGCTGGAGAAACGCCATCGCACATCATTATTCCGGCGATTCACAAGAATCGGTATCAGATTGCCGATTTGCTTTCCGAAGATGCCGGCGAGAAGCTTGAGCCAGATACCGGTATTTTGGCTGGGTATGTGCGGAGGAAATTACGCGAGAAATTTCTGGAAGCCGATATTGGGATGACGGGCTGCAATTTTGCCATTGCCGAGACAGGTTCCATTGTTCTATTTGAAAATGAAGGAAATGCCCGGATGGTCAGCACGATTCCCAAGACACAAATTACGTTCATGGGGATGGAACGAATTATTCCAACCCTGGACGATCTCGAAGTGATGGCAACTCTGCTGCCTCGTTCAGCGACAGGTCAGAAACTGACCGTCTATATGTCCGTGATTTCCGGTCCGCAGCGGGAGCAGGATGGCGATGGGGCGGAGGAAATGCACATCATTATTTTGGATAATGGTCGTTCCTTGCAGCTCGGAGATCCGCAGTTCCAGGAATTGCTGAACTGTATTCGCTGTGGCGCGTGCCTCAACGCATGCCCGGTGTATCGCCATATTGGCGGCCATGCTTATGGCGGCGTGTATAGTGGGCCGATTGGTGCTGTATTGACGCCAGCTTTGAATAAAAATGTGGACCAGTGGGACGACATCGCCAGCGCATCGAGTTTGTGCGGGGCTTGCTATGAGGCTTGTCCGGTGAAAATTCCGCTGCATGATATGCTTGTCTATTTGCGTCAACGCAAGGTCGAACGAGGTTCGACGGATTTAGGCGAGAAGCTGGGTATGAAAGGGTTTAATTTCTTGATGTCCGATGCCAAGCGTGTGAAGGCTTTGATCCAAGTTGGCCGCATCGGACAAAAGCTGCTCGTTCGCGACGGTCATATTAAAGCGAAAGTAGGACCGCTTAAGGGATGGAACTCGCATCGATTTGCGCCAAGCATAGCGAAGAAGACGTTCCGTGAATCGTGGAAGGACATCGAGCAAGGGCTTGAAGGAACTTTCCCTGAACTGGATGCCGCGATGAAGGCTCGGATGGAGAAGCTGGTCGCAGATCGCAAAGAAGGCGGAGGAGGACATCATCATGGCTAA
- a CDS encoding (Fe-S)-binding protein, which yields MKVSMFITCLSDLVYPKVGESIVQLLAKYGVKLDFPAKQTCCGQPAFNSGYWDEAKGAALTLLEAFDDSDFVISPSGSCTSMIHHYYPKLFENDPIHLAKANRLVEKTYEFTQFLVQVMGVTDLGAVFPHKVTYHPSCHGSRLLGVKAEPMQLMQNIRGMELVPLPHAEDCCGFGGTFAVKMCDISGAMVAEKSDHVLETDAEVLVGLDMGCLMNIAGNLSYRGTPVKVMHLAELLAEGVKLAHERA from the coding sequence ATGAAAGTATCTATGTTCATAACGTGCTTGAGCGATCTTGTGTATCCAAAGGTTGGCGAGTCTATCGTGCAGTTGCTTGCCAAATATGGCGTTAAGCTGGACTTTCCTGCCAAGCAAACTTGCTGCGGTCAACCGGCCTTCAATAGCGGATACTGGGATGAGGCCAAGGGGGCGGCTTTAACGCTGCTTGAAGCGTTTGATGATAGTGATTTTGTCATATCTCCTTCGGGTTCCTGTACAAGTATGATCCATCATTATTATCCTAAGCTTTTTGAAAATGATCCTATCCATCTAGCCAAAGCTAACCGACTCGTAGAGAAAACGTATGAGTTTACACAGTTTCTTGTGCAAGTCATGGGCGTTACAGATTTGGGTGCTGTGTTCCCGCACAAAGTGACGTATCATCCGTCCTGCCATGGCAGCAGACTGCTCGGGGTCAAAGCGGAACCGATGCAGTTGATGCAAAATATCCGTGGAATGGAACTAGTTCCACTCCCTCACGCCGAGGATTGCTGCGGATTCGGGGGTACTTTTGCGGTGAAAATGTGCGATATTTCCGGGGCGATGGTTGCTGAGAAATCCGACCATGTGCTCGAAACCGATGCCGAAGTGCTAGTTGGACTCGACATGGGCTGCTTGATGAATATTGCCGGTAATTTATCCTACCGCGGGACACCTGTAAAGGTGATGCATCTGGCTGAATTATTGGCTGAGGGAGTGAAGTTGGCCCATGAGCGAGCATAA
- a CDS encoding bifunctional aldolase/short-chain dehydrogenase — protein sequence MVANLWEASKANAVSKGVEELVYRSNLLGTDRAVANWGGGNTSYKTIEKDFRGRDVEVMWVKGSGSDLATMKAKNFTGLRMEDIRPLFEKDEMPDAEMVAYLVNCMIDSKHPRASIETLLHAFLPFKHVDHTHPDAIIGLCCAHNGRELAKEIYGDRFVWVPYVRPGFTLSKMIAEGVRNNPKAELVLMEKHGLVTWGETSEESYLKTLAIIQEAESFIEARVNEDNLYGGAKYESLSVSDREDILAQVLPIARGAVSQEKKMILTTDSADDVLKFVNSKDAGVLSQVGAACPDHLVHTKMKPLYIDWNPNSRDAASLIEALNAGIAAYKEEYQAYFDRNKNEGDVIFETAPRVILIPGIGMINTGKSWAMAQVSGALYHRAISVMRGATALGTFVSLSENESYNVEYWPLELYKLTLAPAEAEFSRKIAFITGGAGGIGSVTARQFLRDGAHVVLADLNLEGAQKLAAELNEQYGENRAIAVKMDVTKEEEVEAAYREVILSYGGIDIIVNNAGLATSSPFDETSLKEWNLNMNVLSTGYFLVAREAFKIMKKQSIGGSMVFVGSKNSVFAGKNASAYSTAKAAEIHLARCIAAEGGEFGIRVNSVLPDAILQGSAIWNSGWRNERAAAYGIEPDQLEEHYRKRTTLLVNIFPKDVAEAIVYFSSSKAEKTTGCMITVDGGVPAAFTR from the coding sequence ATGGTTGCGAATTTGTGGGAAGCTTCAAAAGCGAATGCTGTCTCAAAAGGGGTAGAGGAACTGGTTTATCGTTCCAATTTGTTGGGGACAGATCGCGCAGTTGCTAACTGGGGCGGTGGGAACACTTCTTACAAAACGATTGAGAAGGATTTCCGCGGTCGCGATGTAGAAGTCATGTGGGTAAAAGGAAGCGGTTCCGACCTTGCGACAATGAAAGCAAAGAATTTCACAGGTCTTCGTATGGAAGACATCCGTCCTTTGTTCGAAAAAGACGAAATGCCAGATGCCGAAATGGTTGCTTACCTTGTGAACTGTATGATCGACAGCAAACACCCGCGTGCTTCTATTGAGACGCTTTTACATGCTTTTCTGCCATTCAAACACGTGGATCACACGCATCCGGATGCGATTATCGGTCTATGCTGCGCTCACAATGGCCGTGAGCTAGCCAAAGAAATTTACGGCGACCGTTTCGTATGGGTTCCTTATGTACGTCCTGGTTTCACACTTTCCAAAATGATCGCCGAAGGCGTCAGAAACAATCCGAAAGCTGAACTTGTTTTGATGGAGAAGCATGGTCTTGTAACTTGGGGCGAAACGTCTGAAGAGAGCTACCTCAAGACGCTGGCTATCATTCAAGAAGCAGAAAGCTTCATCGAAGCACGCGTTAATGAAGACAACCTATACGGCGGAGCGAAATATGAATCTCTTTCGGTATCCGACCGCGAAGACATTTTGGCGCAAGTGCTGCCAATCGCACGCGGAGCAGTAAGTCAAGAGAAGAAAATGATTCTGACAACGGACAGTGCAGATGATGTTTTGAAATTCGTCAACAGCAAAGATGCAGGCGTTCTTTCCCAAGTTGGCGCGGCTTGCCCGGATCACTTGGTTCATACCAAAATGAAGCCATTATACATTGATTGGAATCCAAATTCCCGCGATGCAGCTTCCTTGATTGAAGCTTTGAATGCAGGGATTGCAGCATATAAAGAAGAATACCAAGCTTACTTCGATCGCAACAAAAATGAAGGCGACGTGATTTTCGAAACGGCTCCGCGCGTTATTTTGATTCCGGGTATCGGAATGATTAACACAGGCAAGAGCTGGGCGATGGCGCAGGTTAGCGGTGCGCTTTACCACCGTGCGATTTCCGTTATGAGAGGCGCTACAGCGCTCGGAACGTTCGTATCTTTAAGCGAAAATGAGTCTTACAATGTAGAGTACTGGCCTCTTGAGCTTTACAAATTGACACTCGCTCCTGCGGAAGCGGAATTCTCCCGTAAAATTGCTTTCATCACGGGCGGAGCAGGCGGAATCGGAAGCGTAACGGCTCGTCAATTCCTCAGAGACGGTGCGCATGTTGTTCTGGCCGACCTTAACCTAGAAGGCGCACAGAAACTTGCCGCTGAACTGAACGAACAATATGGCGAAAACAGAGCCATTGCCGTTAAAATGGACGTAACGAAAGAAGAAGAAGTAGAAGCAGCTTACCGCGAAGTGATCTTGAGCTACGGCGGAATCGACATTATCGTGAATAATGCGGGTCTCGCGACTTCGAGTCCTTTTGATGAAACATCGCTTAAAGAGTGGAACTTGAATATGAACGTGCTTTCCACGGGTTACTTTTTGGTAGCTAGAGAAGCATTTAAAATTATGAAAAAACAAAGCATCGGCGGCAGCATGGTATTCGTCGGTTCCAAGAACTCGGTATTTGCCGGCAAGAATGCTTCAGCTTACTCGACGGCTAAGGCAGCTGAGATTCACTTGGCGCGCTGTATCGCAGCTGAAGGCGGCGAATTCGGCATTCGCGTGAACTCCGTATTGCCAGATGCGATTCTCCAAGGATCAGCAATCTGGAATTCCGGCTGGCGCAATGAGCGTGCAGCAGCTTATGGGATTGAACCGGATCAGTTGGAAGAGCACTACCGCAAAAGAACGACTCTGCTTGTTAACATTTTCCCGAAAGACGTTGCAGAAGCCATCGTGTATTTCTCCTCTTCCAAAGCAGAGAAAACGACTGGCTGCATGATCACAGTTGACGGCGGCGTTCCAGCAGCCTTCACACGTTAA
- a CDS encoding helix-turn-helix transcriptional regulator — protein sequence MGKSLVSNNIRKLRFNHDEMTQQQLADKVGVTRQTIVAIENEKYSPTLELAFRIARVFDLPLEEIFSFQG from the coding sequence ATGGGGAAAAGTCTTGTCAGCAACAACATTCGAAAATTACGTTTTAACCATGACGAAATGACCCAACAGCAATTAGCTGATAAGGTAGGGGTAACTCGGCAAACCATCGTAGCCATCGAGAATGAGAAATACTCGCCTACGCTGGAATTGGCTTTTCGCATCGCTCGTGTATTTGACTTACCGTTAGAGGAGATTTTCTCTTTCCAGGGATAA
- a CDS encoding DeoR/GlpR family DNA-binding transcription regulator — MLVAERWQRIVQAVNERGSIRVTELSELCQVTEETIRRDLDRLESEGKLMRSHGGAVSVKEAQTEVPFMERETAYADFKISIAREAVSYIREHDRIILDASTTAWYMARLIPDMSLTIITNSMKVALEVSAKEKIQVISTGGLLSPKSLSYVGPLAERSLDMYHVHKCFLSCKGVHIQRGISESNELQALIKRKMISIADETYLLADHSKFGMQSLTQVAGWPEIKHVITDGQTNKEDVNRIREIGVNVLQLDKG, encoded by the coding sequence ATGCTGGTAGCGGAAAGATGGCAGAGAATCGTTCAGGCAGTGAATGAAAGAGGCAGTATTCGTGTTACAGAGCTCAGCGAACTCTGCCAAGTAACGGAAGAAACGATACGGCGTGATCTGGATCGGCTTGAAAGCGAAGGCAAGCTAATGCGCAGCCACGGCGGTGCTGTCAGTGTGAAGGAAGCGCAGACCGAGGTCCCTTTTATGGAGCGGGAAACGGCTTATGCCGACTTCAAGATCAGCATTGCGAGGGAAGCGGTATCCTATATTCGCGAGCATGACCGCATCATTCTGGATGCTAGTACAACGGCTTGGTACATGGCTAGATTGATTCCGGATATGTCGCTGACGATCATTACGAATTCGATGAAAGTGGCTTTGGAAGTAAGCGCCAAGGAGAAGATTCAGGTCATTTCCACAGGCGGACTCCTCTCGCCCAAATCGTTGTCTTACGTAGGACCACTAGCTGAAAGATCACTGGATATGTACCATGTTCATAAATGTTTTCTGTCCTGCAAAGGGGTGCACATCCAGCGTGGAATCAGTGAATCCAATGAATTGCAGGCGCTTATCAAGCGCAAAATGATCAGCATAGCTGACGAAACCTATCTGCTGGCGGATCATAGTAAATTCGGGATGCAATCTTTGACGCAAGTGGCAGGTTGGCCTGAGATCAAGCATGTCATCACAGATGGACAAACCAATAAGGAAGATGTGAATCGGATCCGCGAGATTGGTGTGAACGTGCTTCAATTAGATAAAGGTTAA
- the rhaI gene encoding L-rhamnose isomerase, with protein sequence MSDKAYAWFEEQQANRGIDLAAVKAKIKALKVETPSWGYGDSGTRFKVYKQNGVPRNPFEKFEDAAQVHKLTGACPSVAIHIPWDKVDDYAKLKQHAADLGVSIGAVNPNLFQEDDYIFGSVTNSNAAIRRKATDHLLECVDIAKTVGSDVFSLWFADGSNYPGQVDIRARKTWMYEALKEMYEAMTPSMRMLIEYKFYEPAFYHTDLADWGMAFNLANKLGPQAEVLVDTGHHPQGTNIEHIVTYLLDENKLGGFHFNSRKYGDDDLIVGSVNPYELFLIFYQIIDAANDKNPQIRQASDNIAYMIDQSHNIERKIPAMLRSVLNVQTQYAKALLINLDEVRDAQERQDVLGAEDAVRKAFEFDVTPLLHAVREEIGVPVDPMKAYLESGYDESINARGKGGASW encoded by the coding sequence ATGAGCGATAAAGCATATGCATGGTTTGAGGAGCAGCAAGCAAATAGAGGTATTGATTTGGCTGCGGTTAAAGCTAAAATCAAAGCACTGAAAGTCGAAACCCCTTCGTGGGGTTACGGCGATTCAGGCACACGCTTCAAGGTGTACAAGCAAAATGGCGTGCCGCGCAATCCTTTCGAGAAATTCGAGGATGCTGCGCAAGTTCACAAATTGACGGGTGCTTGCCCGTCGGTTGCGATCCACATCCCTTGGGACAAAGTGGATGACTATGCGAAGCTTAAGCAGCACGCGGCTGATCTCGGTGTATCCATCGGTGCGGTGAACCCGAACCTGTTCCAAGAAGATGACTATATCTTCGGCAGCGTAACGAACTCCAATGCAGCGATTCGCCGCAAAGCGACGGATCATTTGCTGGAGTGTGTAGATATCGCGAAGACGGTTGGCTCTGATGTATTCAGCCTCTGGTTCGCGGATGGCTCGAACTATCCAGGTCAAGTAGACATTCGTGCCCGCAAAACTTGGATGTACGAAGCGCTTAAGGAAATGTACGAGGCGATGACGCCAAGCATGAGAATGCTGATCGAATACAAATTCTATGAGCCTGCTTTTTATCACACAGATTTGGCTGACTGGGGAATGGCGTTCAATTTGGCGAATAAATTGGGTCCGCAAGCTGAAGTGCTTGTAGACACTGGGCATCACCCGCAAGGAACGAACATTGAGCATATCGTGACGTACTTGTTGGACGAAAATAAACTTGGCGGCTTCCACTTCAACTCCCGGAAATACGGGGACGATGATTTGATCGTCGGTTCTGTAAATCCGTATGAATTGTTCTTGATTTTCTACCAAATCATCGATGCAGCGAACGATAAAAACCCGCAAATTCGTCAGGCTTCTGACAATATTGCTTATATGATCGACCAAAGCCACAATATCGAGCGTAAAATTCCAGCGATGCTGCGTTCCGTGCTTAACGTTCAAACGCAATATGCCAAAGCATTGCTGATCAACCTGGATGAAGTGAGAGATGCTCAAGAACGTCAAGACGTTCTAGGCGCTGAAGACGCGGTTCGCAAAGCATTCGAATTCGACGTAACCCCACTGCTGCATGCGGTTCGTGAAGAAATCGGCGTGCCGGTTGATCCAATGAAAGCTTATTTGGAAAGCGGCTACGATGAGAGCATTAACGCAAGAGGCAAGGGCGGTGCCAGCTGGTGA
- a CDS encoding PTS mannitol transporter subunit IICB — protein MSTIAAQKQANSGGFRVKVQNFGRFLSGMVMPNIGAFIAWGLITALFIPTGWIPNEYLAKLVGPTITYLLPLLIGYTGGTMIHGTRGGVIGAVTTMGVVIGTDIPMFMGAMIVGPFAAWVLKQFDRSIEGKIKSGFEMLVNNFSSGIIGAILAVLAYTVVGPAVQVVSKALASGVQALVNAGLLPLANVLIEPGKVLFLNNAINHGVLSPIALDQASKTGKSILFMLESNPGPGLGILLAYWFVGRGAAKLSAPGSAIIHFFGGIHEIYFPYILMNPRLILAVIAGGVTGTFTFSLFGAGLVAPPSPGSIFAYIAMAPKGNMLPIFSGVITSTIVSFAVGSLLLKTSKQSESEDLDQATARMKEMKQAPAAAAAEQVAAPITKPTAHVQKIVFSCDAGMGSSAMGASILRKKMKEAAIDITVINTAISEIPMDADIVITHKSLTDRARNKAPQAEHISIENFMKSPAYDELVKRLS, from the coding sequence GTGAGTACAATTGCTGCGCAGAAGCAAGCAAATTCCGGAGGATTCCGGGTGAAGGTACAAAATTTCGGTCGTTTTTTGAGTGGTATGGTGATGCCGAACATTGGCGCATTTATTGCTTGGGGACTCATTACGGCTTTATTTATTCCGACAGGCTGGATTCCAAATGAGTATTTGGCCAAACTAGTCGGCCCTACAATTACTTATCTTCTTCCCCTGCTGATTGGCTATACGGGAGGAACGATGATACACGGTACGCGCGGCGGCGTCATCGGCGCTGTCACGACGATGGGTGTCGTGATCGGTACGGATATACCGATGTTCATGGGAGCCATGATTGTAGGCCCATTCGCCGCATGGGTGCTGAAGCAGTTCGATAGGTCGATTGAAGGCAAAATTAAATCCGGCTTCGAAATGCTCGTGAACAACTTCTCATCAGGCATCATTGGAGCTATTCTAGCCGTTCTAGCCTATACGGTAGTTGGTCCTGCGGTTCAAGTGGTGAGCAAGGCTCTCGCGTCTGGCGTGCAAGCGCTTGTCAATGCTGGCTTGCTGCCTCTGGCTAACGTACTGATTGAACCAGGGAAAGTGCTGTTCCTGAACAATGCCATTAATCATGGCGTGTTAAGTCCGATCGCTCTGGATCAAGCATCCAAAACAGGCAAGTCCATCTTGTTCATGCTGGAGTCTAATCCAGGCCCAGGTCTTGGCATTCTGCTTGCTTATTGGTTTGTTGGCCGCGGCGCGGCGAAACTTTCGGCACCGGGTTCTGCCATTATTCACTTCTTTGGCGGTATTCATGAAATCTATTTCCCTTACATTTTGATGAATCCACGACTGATCTTGGCTGTTATTGCCGGCGGTGTGACAGGGACGTTCACGTTCTCCTTGTTCGGCGCAGGGCTGGTTGCTCCCCCCTCACCGGGAAGCATTTTCGCTTATATCGCTATGGCTCCCAAGGGGAACATGCTGCCGATTTTCTCAGGGGTGATCACATCAACGATTGTCTCCTTTGCCGTAGGTTCTCTGCTGCTCAAAACAAGCAAGCAAAGCGAGAGTGAAGATCTGGATCAAGCTACTGCACGAATGAAAGAAATGAAACAAGCTCCGGCTGCTGCGGCAGCGGAACAAGTGGCTGCTCCGATCACAAAACCAACAGCTCATGTGCAGAAAATAGTTTTCTCATGCGATGCTGGCATGGGCTCAAGTGCCATGGGCGCTTCGATTCTGAGAAAGAAAATGAAAGAGGCAGCTATTGATATCACAGTCATTAATACAGCAATTAGTGAGATTCCAATGGACGCAGATATCGTCATTACGCATAAATCATTAACGGATCGAGCGCGGAACAAAGCTCCGCAAGCCGAACATATTTCTATTGAGAATTTCATGAAAAGTCCGGCTTACGATGAGCTTGTGAAACGATTGAGTTAA